tttgtattGATTTTTATATCATcgaatattataaaatttgattttgattatatacaTAGCATTactcatttattttattttatttttaaaaaaagtcggCGGCCGCTTACATTGACGAAGCAAAAATATGAGACGGACAAGCGACTGGAAGAAGCAAACATTATCCATGGAACTGATCTTCAATCTAGCCCATAACTTACCCGTAATTACTTTTTCTGCCCCTTCCTCGTCTTCTATTTCTAGCATAAAGTTTCGACTTTCATTGCATATTCCACCTCTGAAATTCCATCATGGCTGAAAATTCAGGGTTCGATCCTTATCGCATCATTTCTCACGAGTTTCCCCAGGTAATTGTTCCTAACTTATCCCCGTAAATTTTGTTCCAATTTTGCTGTGGCTCTGATTTAATTAATCTTTTTGTTGCTGCGCTGAATTGCGATCCTCAGACTACATTCACTTATACTGAAAGGTAAGTGTAAAAGATCAATAGGGTTGATTTTGTCGTTGTCCTAATTCGTCGGTAAGGTGAATTGATTGTTAGTTTTGAATTGAAGGGATGCTGCGCTATATGCACTTGGTGTTGGGGCATGTTCGAAAGACGCTGTGGATGATAAAGAACTCAAATATGTTTATCATCAAGATGGACAGCAAGCCATTGAGGTAAAGTATTAATTTGGGACGGATGAACTTGAACCAAATATTTCGATTTGCTGATTTTCTTCAACTTACTTTCAGTGTTCAGTctttttatgtttgtttacttTTAGTGGTGGTATTCAAAAGTTTGGTATTGTAAATTTATATTGATGATAAATTGATCTCTTTCGAACTAAGAAAAGAGAGGAATTATGTTTCAACTTGCACTCGTATTTGAAGTATGTTACAAGTTGATCTCGACACCCGCCTGAATCTGAAATTTGAATCCTGAAAGAGCAATGATATTTATGCAGTAAATTGGTCGGCTAAAACTGTGTCATTGATGCTAATGGCTTTACCTGTCGTTAAGAAGAAATTAGATaagttgtaaatattggaaAGGAAAACATCTGAAGCTCCACATAAAACTGTGTCATGAATGCTAAGATGAgaaattgatgatttattcttTTTGTACTCCCGATAGGTTTTACCAACATTTTCGACTCTATTTTCTTTCGGACTTCAGTCACAGATAGCTCAAATACCAGGTTTACAGTGAGTACTATTGCTTTCTGAGCATGTCTGAGTATTGAAAATGTAAACAAGCACTTGTATGAAATATTCTTTGTTGTGAATTTTTCTGTCTTGGTTGGCTTGTTCTTCAGATTTGATCAACGTCTTCTTTTGCATGGACAACAATACATAGAAATTTACAAACCCCTCCCATCTCATGGCTGTGTAAGTTTTTCAATTTCTATTGTTATCTTGGTTCTCCATAACTCcgttaatttgtttttttcatTTGCTAAGCTAATTAATTTGAGATGAATTTTGTTGATGCAGCTACTAAATAAGATGTCTGTTACTGGGTTGCATGATAAAGGTCTGCTTCTGATATTGCAAGTCACTTGTATTGATTGTCTATGACTGTAGTATGATCAAGAATAATTTTTTCAAAGTAAATGCAgataatacaaaaataaataatttcctTTTCATTCCTATCCTGTCGTAAAATAGGCGTCTATTTGTTAATATAAGTCATAAAATTAGGATTTGTGTACTACTGAAACTTAAGCTATACTTAAATGTTAGGTTATAGCATTTTGCTGGTTGGAATTCAGTTTTTGCGGATGGATGCGATTTTCATGAAGcaaggttttttttttctttcttgtaGGTAAGGCAGCAATCCTGGAGATGGAAATTTTGAGTTATGAAAAGGAGTCCAGCGAGTTGCTATGCATGAATCGGTATGAATCTCATCTACGCGAACTCATAGATCTGTCATTGACGTGTCTCCTTTTTTCTTGCTCTCTCTTTTCTTTCATTCAGTATATAAGTCCATATATCACTCAACAGGATGGCAATCTATCTAAGAGGTGCTGGAGGCTTCTCTAAGTCATCCCAACCTTACTCCTTCATCAAGTACCCGTCCAGCCAGAACTTGGCTTATCAAATTCCCAAAACTAAACCATTTGCTGTATTTGAAGAATGTACACAACCATCACAGGTATTTTATTTTGCTTTTTCATGAAATTAAGTATGATTTCCTCCTTTTCAATCCAAAAATCACATTCTCCTCGTGCTTTAAATTCGCATAACATGAAAcaaaaaaatccatatttttCGCTTGTCTTTCCGGCTTCCATAAATGTAAAAGTAATAGTACTAGGGGACTAATTTATATCAACTATATGTTATGATAACCAATGAATTTCGAACTGTTACTTGTTTAGTTTCCTTCTCGAAAATTGCATCTAAAGTTAACTTTTCATGGAATGCTATTAATTCTTAATCTTCTTGATTACTTATGAGGTTACATAGTTTAAGCTGTACATAATTCGACTGTCCTTCATTGAATTTAACTTCTTCTGAGAGCATACAGtttcttttttctttaattCTGTACTTCCACAATGCAGGCTTTGCTTTACAGACTATCTGGTGACTATAATCCATTGCACTCAGATCCTATGGTCGCAGAACTTGCAGGGTAGTGTGTCTTCTAACTGATAAATCTTGATTTAGCCTCGAAATCTTTTCTAGTATTCTTGAACATTTGCGTCGGGTATTTATTCGAATTTGGGAAGAGAAAAGGCAATTTCAGGTCTGCCTTGTGACTCCAGAAAAGAACAGTAGGACTTAAGCAAAATTTTTTATGCCTTCTATTATTTCAATAAGCCATGTATAAGGTCGTGACTTTGGACAACTAAAAGTGTGTGCCAGATATAGCTGGGTTCATAAAAATCTCCTACTTTTTCGAGACTGGTAATTTTTTGGTAGGATTTTAAATATAGGAGACTGTTCATTAGCTAATGTATATTTAACTTTATCATGGTAAGGGACACCTTTGATGGTTCTTACAACCAAATAGATAATGCTAGATGCCGGAGAAATATTTTAGTCAAAATTAATGCATAAAACAGAATCATGCAACTTGCAAGCATTAATTCATGTTTGATTTTTACTCCTTCGATACTGTGAAAGACCCTTCCACTTTTTTCTAATGCCTTTATATGTAATGTGTCCTATAGATTCTCTCGTCCAATATTGCATGGACTTTGCTCTCTTGGGTTCGCAGTCAGAGCCATCATCAAATGTATTTGTCGAGGTGATCAAAATATGATTAAGAACATATCAGGAAAATTTCTTCTGCACGTCTATCCTGGCGAAACTTTGATAACAGAAATGTGGCTTGATGGCTTGAGGTAACATTTTATCGAATCTTTTCTTTTCAACAACCTGATCTCCTATTATTTATTTCCTTGATTGTGTACCATAAAAGCTGGAAATGTTTGTGAAATTTGCAGAGTTCTTTATCAGGTGAATGTTAGAGAACGAAACAAAACCGTGCTTTCTGGTGCAGTAAGTCTCACTCATCTGAGTTCATCTCTTTGATTCCCCGTACCGCCTGTTAGAGATTTCCGTTTAGCAAATGGCCCTGTAAGAATTtaaaaaatgaccattttattGATGCATACACGaatttt
The Primulina eburnea isolate SZY01 chromosome 5, ASM2296580v1, whole genome shotgun sequence genome window above contains:
- the LOC140832628 gene encoding enoyl-CoA hydratase 2, peroxisomal-like, producing MAENSGFDPYRIISHEFPQTTFTYTERDAALYALGVGACSKDAVDDKELKYVYHQDGQQAIEVLPTFSTLFSFGLQSQIAQIPGLQFDQRLLLHGQQYIEIYKPLPSHGCLLNKMSVTGLHDKGKAAILEMEILSYEKESSELLCMNRMAIYLRGAGGFSKSSQPYSFIKYPSSQNLAYQIPKTKPFAVFEECTQPSQALLYRLSGDYNPLHSDPMVAELAGFSRPILHGLCSLGFAVRAIIKCICRGDQNMIKNISGKFLLHVYPGETLITEMWLDGLRVLYQVNVRERNKTVLSGAVSLTHLSSSL